The following proteins come from a genomic window of Larimichthys crocea isolate SSNF chromosome III, L_crocea_2.0, whole genome shotgun sequence:
- the LOC109140762 gene encoding plectin-like, producing MSHLQMSTMGKENILEGLKQVRQDKIEVIQSQSLYDSPTKKVLNSSAHQTPTHQQTEIKNVTSKSQVKPDEPMSLTTHGYMALCGLKDSHRITRTYQISETYETVNTSESEGKLSETYSTSQKQPELKGSTSIQSLIKFKFLDEEVLRKLDMGLITVEEVQASISQHIGKPTTIAGVYVESSKKKMSFLEAAEKGFLAKTYALEFLEAQAATGSLTDLATGQTLSVVEAMEKGIIEASLKDKLMEAEKAVSGYMHAGKKLSVFQAMEERILDRYRGKKILEVQVATGGLINPKIGVRVPASIAVDQGLLNKDTLQSLHDPVSNPKGFHNPDTGQKAYYSEILKTCLYDIDGGVLLFPFGERNLTNTSPTSSHRASVVISSRGIEMSAYEAFKGRHIDKRTYLFLSQQESEWQEKSVADSSGSSLHIIADVKSGRQLCLESALSQRFLEMSEFESYRSGLLSIYEIADIIFSRMVVVEDVNSPIAGFWDITQRKRLSVLQGFQQGFTDRATALRLLEAQACTGGICDPSSGEKVTISEALKRGLLDEALNQQLQQFEQAFNGIIHPKTSKTLSVSQALQENLFPKDAGFRCIEFQLLTGGLINPDTHDRVSLEEVIQSGLVDKVTASVLKDEKFLTKSLTCPKTKRRITFREALERSVYDCHTGLRLLEATKIHGYGAKSTFHYVWAYKQ from the coding sequence atgtcacatctacagatgtCAACAATGGGGAAAGAAAACATTCTTGAAGGACTGAAACAAGTCAGACAAGATAAAATCGAAGTCATTCAAAGCCAGAGCCTTTATGATTCACCAACAAAGAAAGTTTTGAATAGCTCTGCTCATCAAACTCCAACTCACCaacaaacagagataaaaaatgtGACTAGCAAGAGCCAAGTCAAACCCGATGAACCCATGAGTCTGACAACACATGGATACATGGCTCTTTGTGGACTAAAAGACTCACATAGAATCACGAGAACGTATCAGATCAGTGAAACTTACGAAACTGTAAACACATCAGAGAGTGAGGGAAAACTGAGTGAGACATATTCAACCTCCCAAAAGCAACCAGAACTCAAGGGAAGCACCAGTATTCAAAGCTTAATCAAATTCAAGTTCTTAGATGAAGAGGTTTTACGTAAGTTGGATATGGGCCTTATCACAGTGGAAGAGGTGCAAGCTTCGATTTCTCAGCACATTGGCAAACCAACAACTATTGCTGGAGTTTATGTGGAGTCAAGTAAGAAAAAGATGTCTTTCCTAGAAGCTGCTGAGAAGGGCTTCTTAGCAAAGACATATGCTCTTGAGTTTCTGGAGGCTCAGGCTGCAACAGGAAGCCTTACGGATCTGGCTACGGGGCAAACACTCTCAGTGGTTGAGGCTATGGAGAAGGGAATTATAGAGGCAAGCCTGAAAGATAAACTGATGGAGGCTGAGAAAGCTGTTAGTGGCTACATGCATGCTGGCAAAaagctgtctgtgtttcaggcaATGGAAGAAAGGATTCTTGATAGATACAGAGGCAAGAAGATCCTCGAGGTCCAGGTAGCCACTGGAGGACTGATCAACCCAAAGATTGGTGTCAGGGTGCCAGCTAGCATTGCTGTTGATCAAGGTCTTTTGAACAAGGACACACTACAGAGTCTGCATGATCCAGTCAGTAACCCCAAAGGGTTCCACAACCCTGACACTGGACAGAAAGCATACTACTCTGAAATACTGAAGACATGCCTTTATGACATAGATGGTGGTGTGTTGCTCTTCCCCTTTGGTGAAAGAAATTTAACAAACACCTCCCCCACAAGTTCTCATCGAGCGTCTGTTGTCATCAGCAGTCGTGGCATCGAAATGTCGGCTTATGAAGCTTTCAAGGGAAGACACATTGACAAGAGGACATATCTGTttctgtcacagcaggaaaGTGAATGGCAGGAAAAGTCTGTAGCTGATTCCAGTGGAAGCTCACTTCACATCATTGCTGATGTCAAAAGTGGCCGACAGCTTTGTCTAGAGTCCGCATTAAGTCAGAGGTTCCTTGAAATGTCTGAGTTTGAAAGTTATCGCAGTGGACTTCTTAGTATCTATGAGATTGCAGACATCATATTTTCAAGAATGGTCGTTGTGGAAGATGTTAACAGCCCCATTGCTGGTTTCTGGGACATCACTCAGAGGAAGAGGCTGTCAGTTCTCCAGGGTTTTCAACAAGGCTTTACTGATAGAGCCACTGCCCTGCGGCTGTTGGAGGCCCAGGCCTGCACTGGAGGTATTTGCGACCCCTCTTCAGGGGAGAAAGTTACTATCTCAGAGGCTCTTAAAAGAGGTCTTTTAGATGAGGCATTAaatcagcagctccagcagtttGAGCAGGCATTTAATGGCATCATTCACCCTAAGACCTCAAAGACATTGTCGGTTTCCCAGGCTCTTCAGGAAAATCTATTCCCAAAGGATGCTGGCTTTCGCTGTATTGAATTCCAGCTCCTGACTGGAGGATTGATAAACCCAGACACTCATGATAGAGTCTCACTTGAAGAAGTCATTCAGAGCGGCCTTGTTGACAAAGTTACTGCCTCTGTACTTAAAGATGAGAAGTTCCTTACCAAAAGCCTCACCTGTCCAAAGACCAAGAGAAGAATCACATTCAGGGAGGCACTTGAAAGAAGTGTGTACGACTGCCACACAGGGTTAAGGTTACTGGAAGCTACAAAAATCCATGGTTATGGAGCCAAATCCACATTTCATTATGTTTGGGCGTATAAGCAGTAA